The proteins below are encoded in one region of Reichenbachiella sp. 5M10:
- a CDS encoding acyltransferase family protein: protein MERRYDIDWLRVIAIGLLLIYHIGIAFQPWGTLVGFIQTDQTLTWLWTPMSMLNVWRIPFLFFVSGMGVAFSFRKRTLVQLLIERAKRILLPFVFGVFCIVPLHIYLFQAYYDLPADYVPNPGHLWFLGNIAIYLSCLFPVFLFLQSDRPLAHALQRIFSSPLGLLLMIIATIAEVLLVQPQIFSLYAQTLHGFFIGLVAFFFGYCSLLDSTAFGTTLRRFRWYMLSLAAVLYGIRIYVYHLTSPNVLMATESCLWIFSVLAFGQHYLNRPSRALTYLSEAAYPVYILHMIFLYLGSLWIFAWDIPGLAQWSLLTAFTFVGSFVSFAIIHRINILRPLFGLKPKKRSSSHQANN, encoded by the coding sequence ATGGAAAGAAGATACGACATAGATTGGCTCAGAGTCATTGCAATTGGGCTGCTACTGATCTACCACATCGGTATAGCTTTTCAGCCTTGGGGCACGCTCGTGGGCTTCATCCAGACTGACCAAACATTGACATGGCTATGGACTCCCATGAGTATGCTTAATGTCTGGAGAATACCCTTTTTGTTTTTTGTTTCCGGTATGGGTGTTGCGTTTTCGTTTAGAAAACGCACGCTTGTACAACTGCTGATCGAGCGAGCCAAAAGAATCCTTCTCCCTTTTGTTTTTGGAGTATTCTGCATCGTCCCGTTACACATATATCTGTTTCAGGCATACTATGATTTACCCGCAGACTATGTCCCCAACCCTGGCCACCTGTGGTTTTTGGGCAATATTGCGATTTACTTGTCTTGCTTGTTTCCAGTATTTCTATTCTTGCAAAGTGACCGACCTCTGGCACATGCACTGCAGCGTATATTCTCGTCACCTCTTGGGCTACTGCTTATGATCATCGCTACCATCGCCGAGGTACTCCTTGTACAGCCACAGATCTTTTCACTCTATGCACAGACTCTGCATGGCTTCTTCATCGGTCTGGTAGCCTTTTTCTTTGGGTACTGTAGTCTTTTGGACAGTACTGCTTTTGGCACGACTCTGCGTAGGTTTCGCTGGTATATGCTATCTCTCGCAGCTGTGCTCTATGGGATTCGGATATACGTCTATCACCTCACATCGCCCAATGTACTGATGGCCACAGAGTCTTGTCTATGGATATTCAGCGTCTTGGCCTTTGGTCAGCACTACCTCAACCGCCCCAGCCGAGCACTCACCTACCTCAGCGAAGCAGCCTACCCAGTATACATCCTACACATGATCTTTCTGTATTTGGGCTCGCTGTGGATCTTCGCATGGGACATCCCGGGTCTAGCCCAATGGAGCCTACTGACAGCCTTCACTTTCGTCGGGTCATTTGTGAGCTTCGCTATCATCCACCGTATCAATATTCTACGACCTCTTTTTGGGCTCAAACCCAAAAAGAGGTCGTCCTCTCACCAGGCCAACAACTAA
- a CDS encoding aspartyl protease family protein: protein MKTQILLLGLYLTACSLAQAQDSHTLALRFREKPIVPMTLNGKKTWVLLDTGSDISVLNLRDQDKYAFHAHQDFNQKIKVAGFGSRHNQLHEVTNAQLYFGEMRLKTDFYAYDITHIVSSIRARTGKTVTAILGTNLMRQYGFVIDIGTSTVHVDYQVKEKKNKKQKDSAYTIAKNTK from the coding sequence ATGAAAACACAGATACTCCTCCTCGGCCTCTATCTCACCGCATGCTCCTTGGCACAAGCGCAGGACAGCCACACCTTGGCTTTACGCTTTCGCGAAAAACCCATCGTCCCCATGACCCTCAACGGCAAAAAAACTTGGGTACTCTTAGACACAGGTTCGGATATTAGCGTCCTCAATCTCCGAGATCAAGACAAGTACGCCTTTCATGCACACCAGGATTTCAACCAAAAAATCAAAGTAGCAGGCTTCGGTTCTCGTCACAACCAACTCCATGAAGTGACCAATGCCCAACTATATTTTGGAGAAATGCGACTAAAGACTGACTTTTACGCCTATGACATCACACACATCGTCAGTTCGATCCGAGCGCGCACCGGCAAAACCGTGACCGCCATCTTGGGCACCAATCTGATGCGACAGTACGGGTTTGTCATCGACATAGGTACCAGTACTGTCCATGTGGACTATCAGGTCAAAGAAAAGAAAAACAAGAAGCAAAAAGACAGTGCATATACCATCGCCAAAAACACCAAATAA
- a CDS encoding beta galactosidase jelly roll domain-containing protein — MNTLIKFVCSLSLLCSLIIAPTHAQSDEVRSNLDRLMDWIYDELYDDQPDIPFDTPPSNHLILRVDLNKKWRFNIGDNPKWATPTYADDNWESIQVPSRWENQGFNGYDGIAWYRTSFDGRLLDPKQSHYLLLGQIDDADECFFNGRMIGQNGRFAPRFRTAYTTDRRYQIPHESINFEGQNTIAVRVYDDVLDGGIVGGKIGIYADFDSDHLIQDLSGQWKFTKWDKRNAEDPNYDASGWDDIWVPSFWDNQGYRSYDGVAWYRTTFRLSFTPSSDKTYYLLLGMIDDYDITYFNGQRIGTTADGKGFGDSQSYAQIRLYKIPQALLHSSKPNTIAIRVKDLGHYGGIYKGPIGIIEE, encoded by the coding sequence TTGAATACTCTGATCAAATTCGTATGTAGTCTGTCCCTCCTCTGCTCCCTAATCATCGCGCCTACCCATGCGCAATCCGACGAGGTAAGGAGCAATCTGGATCGACTCATGGACTGGATATATGACGAACTCTACGACGATCAACCCGACATTCCTTTTGATACGCCTCCCTCCAACCACCTCATACTCCGTGTGGACTTGAACAAAAAGTGGAGGTTCAACATCGGGGACAACCCCAAGTGGGCTACTCCCACGTATGCCGACGACAATTGGGAAAGCATACAAGTTCCATCTCGCTGGGAAAACCAAGGATTCAACGGGTACGATGGGATTGCTTGGTACCGCACGAGCTTTGACGGACGGCTCCTCGATCCCAAACAGAGTCACTATCTACTCCTCGGGCAGATCGATGATGCCGACGAGTGCTTTTTCAACGGACGGATGATCGGACAAAATGGGCGTTTCGCACCACGCTTTCGCACCGCCTACACTACGGACCGTCGCTACCAGATTCCTCATGAGAGCATCAATTTCGAAGGACAAAACACCATCGCCGTGCGCGTCTATGATGACGTACTCGATGGAGGGATCGTTGGAGGCAAGATCGGCATATACGCAGATTTCGATAGCGATCACCTGATCCAAGACCTCTCCGGACAATGGAAGTTCACCAAATGGGACAAACGCAACGCAGAGGACCCGAACTATGACGCCTCTGGGTGGGATGATATATGGGTTCCTTCTTTTTGGGACAACCAAGGCTACCGATCTTATGACGGAGTGGCTTGGTACCGTACGACATTTAGGCTGTCCTTCACGCCCAGCAGTGACAAAACCTACTACCTGCTCCTCGGCATGATAGACGACTATGACATCACCTATTTCAACGGCCAGCGCATCGGCACTACCGCGGATGGCAAAGGTTTTGGCGACAGCCAATCCTATGCCCAAATCCGTCTCTACAAAATCCCACAGGCACTGCTCCACTCCTCCAAGCCCAATACCATTGCGATCCGAGTCAAAGACCTCGGCCACTATGGTGGAATCTACAAAGGTCCCATAGGAATTATCGAAGAGTAA